One window from the genome of Grus americana isolate bGruAme1 chromosome 2, bGruAme1.mat, whole genome shotgun sequence encodes:
- the TWSG1 gene encoding twisted gastrulation protein homolog 1, whose amino-acid sequence MRSQYITAPTVTVLLFLLWIQSSTGCNKALCASDVSKCLIQELCQCRPGEGNCSCCKECMLCLGTLWDECCDCVGMCNPRNYSDTPPTSKSTVEELHEPIPSLFRALTEGDTQLNWNIVSFPVAEELSHHENLVSFLETVNQPQHQNVSVPSNNVHAPYSSDKEHMCTVVYFDDCMSIHQCKISCESMGASKYRWFHNACCECIGPECIDYGSKTVKCMNCMF is encoded by the exons ATGAGGTCGCAGTACATCACGGCGCCCACAGTCACTGTCCTTCTGTTCCTGCTGTGGATCCAGTCGTCAACAGGCTGCAATAAGGCTCTCTGTGCTAGCGATGTCAGTAAATGCCTGATACAG GAGCTGTGTCAGTGCcgccctggggaagggaactGTTCCTGCTGTAAGGAGTGCATGCTCTGCCTGGGCACACTTTGGGATGAGTGCTGTGACTGTGTCG GTATGTGCAATCCTCGCAATTACAGTGACACACCTCCAACATCCAAGAGCACTGTTGAGGAGTTGCATGAACCAATTCCTTCACTTTTCCGGGCGCTGACAGAAGGGGACACTCAGCTGAACTGGAATATCGTTTCCTTCCCCGTGGCAGAAGAACTGTCGCACCACGAGaaccttgtttcctttttagaaACAGTGAACCAGCCACAGCATCAGAACGTCTCTGTTCCAAGCAACAATGTCCACGCACCTTACTCTAGTGACAAAG AACACATGTGTACTGTGGTGTATTTTGATGACTGCATGTCAATACATCAGTGCAAGATCTCTTGCGAGTCCATGGGAGCTTCCAAATACCGATGGTTTCACAACGCCTGCTGTGAGTGTATTGGGCCAGAATGCATCGACTATGGCagtaaaactgtaaaatgtaTGAACTGCATGTTttga